The following coding sequences lie in one Apium graveolens cultivar Ventura chromosome 1, ASM990537v1, whole genome shotgun sequence genomic window:
- the LOC141670967 gene encoding uncharacterized protein LOC141670967 — MFDRFMKQRPNSFKEVKTPMDAEAWIDHMEKIFRVLNCSEVEKARFGIYRLEGDASIWWKSVVASHAAGYEDTVTWDVFKIQFDQRYFPASIREEYARKYQTIAKKENESVADFQVRFQRLAGYARSIAGNEEDKIMKFKWALKSSVRNHMIANRYTSMDSLVDSARD, encoded by the coding sequence ATGTTTGACCGCTTTATGAAACAGAGGCCAAATTCTTTCAAGGAGGTCAAGACCCCTATGGATGCCGAAGCATGGATTGACCATATGGAGAAAATATTTAGGGTACTGAATTGTTCTGAGGTGGAGAAGGCTCGTTTTGGTATATACCGTCTTGAGGGAGATGCTAGCATTTGGTGGAAGTCAGTGGTGGCTTCTCACGCAGCTGGTTATGAGGATACTGTCACTTGGGATGTGTTCAAGATTCAATTTGATCAGAGATATTTTCCTGCTAGCATTCGTGAAGAGTACGCTCGAAAATATCAAACTATAGCTAAAAAAGAGAATGAGTCTGTGGCTGACTTTCAGGTTCGGTTTCAGAGGTTAGCTGGATATGCACGATCTATTGCTGGGAATGAAGAagataaaatcatgaaatttaaGTGGGCTCTGAAGTCTTCAGTTCGTAACCACATGATAGCTAATCGTTATACATCGATGGACAGTTTAGTGGATAGTGCTAGAGACTAG